The Acidobacteriota bacterium genome contains a region encoding:
- a CDS encoding dodecin domain-containing protein translates to MSVAKVTEIVASSPKSFEDAIATGIKRAHKTLNNVRGAWIAEQKVKVEKGKITEYRVTMRVTFVLKD, encoded by the coding sequence ATGTCCGTCGCGAAAGTGACCGAGATCGTCGCCTCTTCGCCCAAGAGCTTCGAGGACGCCATCGCCACCGGCATCAAGCGCGCCCACAAGACGCTCAATAACGTCCGCGGCGCCTGGATTGCCGAGCAGAAGGTCAAAGTAGAGAAGGGAAAGATCACTGAATATCGGGTCACGATGCGCGTGACGTTCGTGCTGAAGGACTAG
- a CDS encoding acyltransferase family protein: MSARRTVPVKPFVPASEAPPPSGSFAPSLLPKQQDDLLQALLGEAARFLDGHPEWKGPRAAADIWNLFRHRNRTLSLDDFGYDEAASKPWQELYDFLYTVWWRVTLAGVENIPSTGPALLVVNHSGVLPWDGAMVKRGIMRDHPAHRDARMLILDMFTTLPFLQPWLRHQGEVRACPENGERLLNRGELVGVFPEGVKGVGKLFRDRYRLARFGRGGFVRLALRTGAPIIPVTVVGAEEIYPNLFRMDIIGKPLGLPYFPITPFFPAFGPLGVLPLPTKWWIDVGKPIPFNHGPEVADRPMIVNEFADHVRTTLQTMIDSRLSRRGNIFTGE; the protein is encoded by the coding sequence GTGAGCGCGCGCCGCACCGTGCCCGTCAAGCCGTTCGTCCCCGCCTCCGAGGCGCCGCCGCCGTCCGGAAGCTTCGCGCCCTCGCTCCTCCCGAAGCAGCAGGACGACCTCCTGCAGGCGCTCCTCGGCGAGGCCGCCCGCTTCCTCGACGGGCACCCGGAGTGGAAGGGGCCGCGCGCCGCCGCGGACATCTGGAACCTCTTCCGCCACCGGAACCGCACGCTCTCGCTCGACGACTTCGGCTACGACGAGGCCGCGTCGAAGCCCTGGCAGGAGCTCTACGACTTCCTCTACACCGTGTGGTGGCGCGTGACGCTCGCGGGAGTCGAGAACATCCCGTCTACGGGCCCCGCGCTCCTCGTCGTCAACCACTCGGGCGTCCTCCCGTGGGACGGCGCGATGGTCAAGCGCGGGATCATGCGCGACCACCCGGCCCACCGCGACGCGCGGATGCTCATTCTCGACATGTTCACGACGCTGCCGTTCCTGCAGCCGTGGCTCCGCCACCAGGGCGAGGTCCGCGCCTGCCCGGAGAACGGCGAGCGCCTCCTGAACCGCGGCGAGCTCGTGGGCGTCTTTCCCGAGGGCGTCAAGGGCGTCGGCAAGCTCTTCCGCGACCGCTACCGCCTCGCGCGCTTCGGACGCGGCGGGTTCGTGCGCCTCGCGCTCCGGACGGGGGCGCCGATCATTCCCGTGACGGTCGTGGGCGCCGAGGAGATTTACCCGAACCTCTTCCGGATGGACATCATCGGCAAGCCCCTCGGCCTCCCGTACTTCCCGATCACGCCGTTCTTCCCGGCGTTCGGTCCGCTCGGCGTCCTGCCGCTGCCGACGAAGTGGTGGATCGACGTGGGCAAGCCGATCCCGTTCAACCACGGGCCCGAGGTGGCGGACCGGCCGATGATCGTCAACGAGTTCGCGGACCACGTCCGCACGACTCTTCAGACGATGATCGACTCGCGCCTCTCGCGCCGCGGGAACATCTTCACGGGGGAGTGA
- a CDS encoding M3 family metallopeptidase has protein sequence MPLAISRLAVALIVLLVAVPAAAQAPPVSNPFFEEWTTPFGMPPFERIKAEHYKPAFEAGIAERKKEVEAIASNPAAPTFANTLEALENGGLALAKVNDVFFTLTGAETNDALQAINKEISPKLSALRDDVLLNEKLFARVKAVWEAREKLTLTVEQKKLLDDHYKDFVRGGANLAPGQKKRFREINQELSVLGLKFADNLLKETNGFKLVIDRKEDLAGLPPALVSAAADAAKAAKLEGKWAFTPQAPSILPFLTFAENRDLRKKILDGYTSRGDHGDVLDNKATLSRIAALRSERARLLGFKTHADFVLEENMAKTPAGVYGLLDRVWTPSLAMAKRERADLQAAIKADGKDFALEAWDWRYYSEKVRKARFDLDDQALRPYFPIDRVRDGVFYAANRLYGLTFTERTDVPKYHPDVRVFEVKDADGSFLALYTVDYYPRPGKRSGAWCGRIRSTWVKNGKDVRPIVTNVTNFTRPAGDAPALLSLEEVRTLFHEFGHAVNGFVSRVTYRSMGRTSRDFVELPSQIMESWALEPEVLKVYAKHWKTGETIPLALVQKIEKAGTYGEGFRTTEYLSASYLDMDWHTLPEPKEMDAAAFEKASLGKIGLIPEIVVRYRSPYFQHIFGPGGGYSAGYYSYIWSDVLVADAYELFREKGIFDKATATSFRKNILEKGGTEDAMTLYKRFRGREPAVEPLLVKRGLAEPKP, from the coding sequence ATGCCGCTCGCAATTTCCCGCCTCGCCGTCGCCCTGATCGTTCTGCTCGTTGCCGTCCCCGCCGCCGCGCAGGCCCCGCCCGTCTCGAACCCGTTCTTCGAGGAGTGGACGACGCCCTTCGGGATGCCGCCGTTCGAGCGGATCAAGGCCGAGCACTACAAGCCGGCCTTCGAGGCCGGGATCGCCGAGCGGAAGAAAGAGGTCGAGGCCATCGCCTCGAACCCCGCGGCGCCCACGTTCGCAAATACGCTGGAGGCGCTGGAGAACGGCGGGCTCGCCCTTGCGAAGGTGAACGACGTCTTCTTCACGCTGACGGGCGCCGAGACGAACGACGCGCTCCAGGCGATCAACAAGGAGATCTCGCCGAAGCTCTCCGCCCTCCGCGACGACGTGCTCCTGAACGAGAAGCTCTTCGCGCGCGTCAAGGCGGTCTGGGAGGCGCGCGAGAAGCTGACGCTCACCGTCGAGCAGAAGAAGCTCCTCGACGACCACTACAAGGACTTCGTCCGCGGCGGCGCGAACCTCGCGCCCGGGCAGAAGAAGCGCTTCCGCGAGATCAACCAGGAGCTGTCGGTCCTGGGCCTGAAGTTCGCCGACAACCTTCTAAAGGAGACGAACGGCTTCAAGCTCGTGATCGACCGGAAGGAGGACCTCGCCGGCCTGCCCCCGGCCCTCGTCTCGGCGGCGGCCGACGCCGCGAAAGCCGCGAAGCTCGAGGGCAAGTGGGCGTTCACGCCGCAGGCCCCCTCGATCCTCCCCTTCCTGACGTTCGCCGAGAACCGGGACCTCCGGAAGAAGATCCTCGACGGCTACACCTCGCGCGGCGACCACGGCGACGTCCTCGACAACAAGGCCACCCTCTCCCGGATCGCCGCCCTCCGCTCCGAGCGCGCCCGCCTCCTCGGCTTCAAGACGCACGCCGACTTCGTCCTTGAGGAGAACATGGCGAAGACGCCGGCCGGGGTGTACGGACTCCTCGACCGGGTCTGGACGCCCTCCCTCGCGATGGCAAAGCGCGAGCGGGCCGATCTCCAGGCCGCGATCAAGGCCGACGGAAAGGACTTCGCGCTCGAAGCGTGGGACTGGCGCTACTACTCGGAAAAGGTCCGGAAGGCGCGCTTCGACCTCGACGACCAGGCGCTCCGCCCCTACTTCCCCATTGACCGCGTGCGCGATGGCGTCTTCTACGCGGCGAACCGGCTCTACGGCCTCACCTTCACGGAACGGACCGACGTGCCGAAGTACCACCCCGACGTCCGCGTCTTCGAGGTCAAGGACGCCGACGGCTCGTTCCTCGCCCTCTACACGGTCGACTACTACCCGCGTCCCGGCAAGCGGAGCGGCGCCTGGTGCGGCCGGATCCGCTCGACGTGGGTCAAGAACGGGAAGGACGTCCGCCCGATCGTCACGAACGTCACGAACTTCACACGCCCCGCGGGCGACGCCCCCGCCCTCCTCTCCCTCGAGGAGGTCCGGACGCTCTTCCACGAGTTCGGCCACGCGGTGAACGGCTTCGTGTCGCGCGTCACCTACCGGTCCATGGGCCGCACCTCGCGCGACTTCGTCGAGCTGCCGTCGCAGATCATGGAGAGCTGGGCGCTCGAGCCCGAGGTCCTGAAGGTCTACGCGAAGCACTGGAAGACCGGCGAGACGATCCCGCTCGCGCTCGTCCAGAAGATCGAGAAAGCCGGGACGTACGGCGAAGGGTTCCGGACGACGGAATACCTCTCGGCGTCCTATCTGGACATGGACTGGCACACCCTGCCCGAGCCGAAGGAGATGGACGCGGCCGCGTTCGAAAAGGCCTCTCTCGGCAAGATCGGCCTGATCCCCGAGATCGTCGTTCGGTATCGGAGCCCTTACTTCCAGCACATCTTCGGTCCCGGCGGCGGGTACTCGGCCGGCTACTACAGCTACATCTGGAGCGACGTCCTGGTTGCCGACGCCTACGAGCTGTTCCGCGAGAAGGGGATCTTCGACAAGGCGACGGCGACGTCGTTCCGGAAGAACATCCTCGAAAAGGGAGGGACCGAGGACGCGATGACCCTCTACAAGCGCTTCCGCGGGCGGGAGCCGGCCGTCGAGCCGCTCCTCGTCAAGCGGGGGCTTGCGGAGCCGAAGCCGTAA
- a CDS encoding Ppx/GppA family phosphatase, whose translation MKMASGKVLAAIDVGSNSIKLLVARRDPEDPGHAFEVLREKEMVRLGQQTLAEGALSEEAMEDGLDCLARYAALARAAGAESITAVATCAVREAANGGEFVRRVRRETGVRLAVISGEEEARLITRAVRADLPPSCDPLLVLDIGGGSTEVVVATGEKVLLAESLDLGAVRLTDLHVSSDPLSPRDEKALRKTVRSRLKRLEKPVAKAKIKTAVGTSGTILAVAEIAARLNGREGAGAGHMSLSRRDLKKVVDLLVSSTLKQKARIAGLDADRADIVTAGAILLQELFRSFGIETLLASERSLRDALVLESPQPARRRPGERNVRRESVRRLASRSGAPPRHAERVRDLALALFDQTHALHQLTALEREWLEHAALLHDLGLSVAYARHHHHSHYLIRHGDLKGFTQDEVEVIALVARYHRKAPPDPSHEAFRSLDPWKKPVVEKLSALLRVADALDRTHRGLVTRARVVLRGKKAHLTLGARSACDLELWALKKKGKLFERVFGTKLAARVVVG comes from the coding sequence GTGAAGATGGCGTCCGGCAAGGTTCTCGCGGCGATCGACGTCGGGTCGAACTCGATCAAGCTTCTCGTCGCGCGGCGCGACCCGGAGGACCCGGGCCACGCCTTCGAGGTTTTGCGCGAAAAGGAGATGGTCCGGCTCGGACAGCAGACGCTCGCTGAGGGCGCGCTTTCCGAGGAGGCCATGGAGGACGGACTCGACTGCCTGGCGCGGTACGCGGCGCTCGCGCGCGCGGCGGGCGCCGAGTCGATCACGGCCGTGGCCACGTGCGCGGTCCGCGAGGCCGCGAACGGCGGCGAGTTCGTCCGGCGCGTGCGGCGCGAGACGGGCGTTCGCCTCGCCGTGATCTCCGGAGAGGAGGAAGCGCGGCTCATCACGCGCGCCGTGCGGGCGGACCTGCCGCCGTCCTGCGATCCGCTGCTCGTCCTCGACATCGGCGGCGGCTCGACGGAGGTGGTCGTCGCGACGGGGGAGAAGGTCCTTCTCGCCGAAAGCCTCGACCTCGGCGCCGTGCGCCTGACGGACCTCCACGTCTCGTCGGACCCGCTCTCGCCGCGCGACGAGAAGGCGCTGCGCAAGACCGTCCGCTCCCGGCTGAAGCGGCTGGAGAAGCCGGTCGCGAAGGCGAAAATCAAGACGGCGGTCGGGACGTCCGGCACGATTCTCGCGGTGGCCGAGATCGCGGCCCGATTGAACGGCCGCGAGGGCGCGGGCGCCGGCCATATGTCGCTCTCGCGGCGCGACCTGAAGAAGGTCGTCGACCTCCTCGTCTCCTCGACGCTCAAGCAGAAGGCGCGCATCGCGGGGCTGGACGCGGACCGCGCCGACATCGTGACGGCGGGGGCGATCCTCCTCCAGGAGCTTTTTCGCTCGTTCGGGATCGAGACGCTCCTCGCGTCCGAGCGCTCGCTCCGCGACGCGCTCGTCCTCGAGTCGCCGCAGCCCGCCCGCCGGCGCCCGGGCGAGAGGAACGTCCGGAGGGAATCCGTCCGGCGCCTCGCGTCGCGCTCCGGTGCGCCGCCGCGCCACGCCGAGCGCGTGCGCGACCTCGCCCTCGCCCTCTTCGACCAGACCCACGCGCTCCACCAGCTGACGGCCCTCGAGCGCGAATGGCTCGAGCACGCGGCTCTCCTGCACGACCTCGGGCTCTCGGTCGCCTACGCGCGTCACCACCACCACTCGCACTACCTCATCCGCCACGGCGACCTCAAGGGCTTCACGCAGGACGAGGTCGAGGTGATCGCCCTCGTCGCCCGCTACCACCGCAAGGCGCCGCCGGACCCGTCGCACGAGGCGTTCCGGTCGCTCGACCCGTGGAAGAAGCCCGTCGTCGAGAAGCTCTCCGCGCTGCTCCGGGTCGCCGACGCGCTCGACCGCACGCACCGCGGCCTCGTGACGCGCGCCCGCGTCGTGCTGCGCGGCAAGAAGGCCCACCTCACGCTCGGAGCGCGTTCCGCGTGCGACCTCGAGCTGTGGGCGCTCAAGAAGAAGGGCAAGCTCTTCGAGAGGGTTTTCGGGACGAAGCTCGCCGCGCGGGTGGTTGTCGGATAA
- a CDS encoding patatin-like phospholipase family protein — protein sequence MNARRAKTGTPPAASTGERFRSFPPPLTKKLGLVCAGGGVTGAIYEIGALAALEDRLENASITDFDVFVGVSAGAYISALLANGVTPSLLFRNATRSAGSRTDIDDLSLFRVNLGEIGTRLAKAPFTILDSAWDFYKNRHETTLTDLVVSLGQLLPSGLFQNEGLEAWMLDWLTKEGRTNDFRKLRKDLRIVAVDLDSGETTAFGCPSHDDVPISTAVAASCAIPGLYRPVRIKGIDYIDGGVRKTAHISLALRERCGLTICVNPLVPIRFHPADTNGHGAGSLRRRGLPTILDQVFRVTLHSRLKYGLSRYRREDPEADVIVFEPRAEDLPRYMRNIMRTSGRIRIAEFAYRSTMATLDADFKRLQKVFAKHGLILRPACARDRTRVKNHAERASDTIPTRLAASLAVLEADLERMTARGR from the coding sequence ATGAACGCCCGCCGCGCCAAGACCGGGACGCCGCCCGCCGCCAGCACGGGCGAGCGGTTCCGTTCCTTCCCGCCGCCGCTGACGAAGAAGCTCGGCCTCGTGTGCGCGGGCGGCGGCGTCACCGGCGCGATCTACGAGATCGGCGCGCTCGCCGCCCTCGAGGACCGGCTCGAGAACGCCTCGATCACGGACTTCGACGTCTTCGTCGGGGTCTCGGCCGGGGCTTACATCTCGGCGCTCCTCGCCAACGGCGTGACCCCGTCGCTCCTCTTCCGTAACGCGACGCGCTCGGCGGGCTCGCGGACCGACATCGACGACCTCTCGCTCTTCCGCGTGAACCTCGGCGAGATCGGCACGCGGCTCGCGAAGGCCCCGTTCACGATCCTCGACTCCGCGTGGGACTTCTACAAGAACCGCCACGAGACGACGCTCACCGATCTCGTCGTGTCCCTCGGCCAGCTGCTCCCGTCCGGCCTCTTCCAGAACGAAGGGCTCGAGGCGTGGATGCTCGACTGGCTCACGAAGGAAGGGCGCACGAACGACTTCCGGAAGCTCAGGAAAGACCTCCGGATCGTCGCGGTCGACCTCGATTCCGGCGAGACGACGGCGTTCGGCTGCCCGAGCCACGACGACGTTCCCATCTCGACGGCCGTCGCGGCATCCTGCGCGATCCCCGGGCTTTACCGGCCCGTGAGGATCAAGGGCATCGACTACATCGACGGCGGCGTGCGCAAGACCGCCCACATCTCGCTCGCGCTCCGCGAGCGCTGCGGGCTCACGATCTGCGTGAACCCGCTCGTCCCCATCCGCTTCCATCCGGCCGACACGAACGGGCACGGGGCCGGGTCGCTCCGGCGGCGCGGCCTCCCCACGATCCTCGACCAGGTTTTCCGCGTCACGCTCCACTCGCGGCTCAAGTACGGGCTGAGCCGCTACCGGCGCGAGGACCCCGAGGCCGACGTCATCGTGTTCGAGCCCAGGGCCGAGGACCTTCCGCGCTACATGCGCAACATCATGCGCACGTCGGGCCGCATCCGGATCGCCGAGTTCGCCTACCGCTCCACGATGGCGACTCTGGACGCGGACTTCAAGCGGCTGCAGAAGGTCTTCGCAAAACACGGACTCATCCTGAGGCCCGCCTGCGCCCGGGATCGCACACGCGTGAAGAACCACGCCGAACGCGCGAGCGACACGATCCCGACGCGCCTCGCCGCCTCACTCGCGGTCCTGGAAGCCGACCTCGAGCGCATGACGGCCCGCGGCCGCTGA
- a CDS encoding ATP-binding protein, producing MSTDGRGDAAGLFGLDERGYAEAKVERNLRTLTTDFDALLTDFVRAVSPVRLLGDRLLAVPAFRFFTRATPGLPDLLLLGKIREVLKRTRGTEKEPRYDLIVLDAPATGHALSLLALPRTILKTVPAGPLRKLALDVDALFSDPAKTALVAVAEPAELAAKETEELVAGARDAAGVATALVVVNRVGRGGREEILLKREKDIPLVEIPEIEEEGFFSSFLTTFEENLQSPAPSRAGPSKRAGRAPARDPLSKSPSLSFFLPGSPHLDLRPWLDEEKLIVLTGPGGVGKTTLSAAVGLAAARRGRRALVLTVDPARRLAQALGLDAADGRGGEPVAVRVPGLPRGGKLFALQIDPKATFERLLARVASPDALRRIHANRLYSGLVDSLPGVLEYMGVEALHEHAADPDVDLVVLDTPPASRGLDFLAAPGRMVELLENDALRFFLRSDSLLGKALSGASRGGAALLRAADKVLGFGFLADLADFFRAFDGLYDGFRARSADAARLLAEGRILVASSADASALRTAAELAAKLAARAAEPGLVLNRIAESRRRSLALPESLAALPTLALYESAVPADELPSALADALAP from the coding sequence GTGTCCACGGACGGGCGGGGCGACGCCGCCGGACTTTTCGGCCTTGACGAGCGCGGCTACGCCGAAGCGAAGGTCGAACGCAACCTCCGGACGCTCACGACCGACTTCGACGCACTCCTGACCGACTTCGTCCGCGCCGTGTCGCCCGTGCGCCTTCTCGGCGACCGCCTGCTCGCCGTGCCGGCGTTCCGATTCTTCACGCGCGCGACGCCGGGCCTTCCGGACCTCCTCCTGCTCGGGAAGATCCGCGAGGTTCTCAAGCGCACGCGCGGCACGGAGAAGGAGCCGCGCTACGACCTCATCGTCCTCGACGCGCCGGCCACAGGCCACGCGCTCTCGCTCCTCGCCCTGCCCCGCACGATCCTGAAGACGGTCCCCGCGGGCCCGCTCCGCAAGCTCGCGCTCGACGTCGACGCGCTCTTCTCCGATCCGGCGAAGACGGCTCTCGTCGCGGTCGCCGAGCCCGCCGAGCTCGCCGCGAAGGAGACGGAAGAGCTCGTCGCCGGGGCGCGCGACGCCGCAGGCGTCGCGACGGCGCTCGTCGTGGTGAACAGAGTCGGCCGGGGAGGAAGAGAAGAGATTTTGCTTAAGAGGGAGAAGGACATTCCCCTCGTCGAGATACCCGAGATCGAGGAGGAAGGGTTTTTCTCCTCCTTCCTCACCACCTTCGAAGAAAATCTTCAATCGCCCGCGCCTTCGCGAGCCGGTCCCTCAAAGCGCGCGGGCCGCGCCCCCGCTCGGGACCCTCTAAGCAAATCTCCTTCTCTCTCCTTCTTCCTCCCCGGCTCTCCGCATCTCGACCTCCGCCCGTGGCTGGACGAAGAGAAGCTGATCGTCCTGACGGGTCCCGGCGGGGTCGGGAAGACGACGCTTTCCGCCGCCGTCGGCCTCGCCGCGGCGCGGCGCGGGCGGCGCGCGCTCGTCCTCACCGTCGACCCGGCGCGGCGCCTCGCGCAGGCTCTCGGCCTCGACGCCGCCGACGGCCGCGGCGGCGAGCCCGTCGCCGTGCGCGTCCCGGGCCTCCCGCGCGGCGGGAAGCTCTTCGCCCTCCAGATCGACCCGAAGGCGACGTTCGAGCGGCTGCTCGCGCGCGTCGCGAGCCCGGACGCGCTCCGGCGAATCCACGCGAACCGCCTTTACTCCGGCCTCGTCGACTCGCTGCCCGGCGTCCTCGAGTACATGGGCGTCGAGGCTCTGCACGAGCACGCGGCCGACCCGGACGTGGACCTCGTCGTCCTCGACACGCCGCCGGCCTCGCGCGGCCTCGACTTCCTGGCGGCCCCCGGCCGCATGGTCGAGCTGCTCGAGAACGACGCGCTGCGCTTCTTTCTCCGCTCCGACAGCCTTCTCGGCAAGGCGCTGTCGGGAGCTTCGCGCGGCGGCGCGGCCTTGCTGCGCGCGGCCGACAAGGTGCTCGGGTTCGGCTTTCTCGCGGATCTCGCGGACTTCTTTCGCGCGTTCGACGGCCTCTACGACGGCTTCCGCGCGCGCAGCGCCGACGCGGCCCGTCTGCTCGCGGAGGGCCGGATCCTCGTCGCTTCGTCCGCCGACGCCTCGGCGCTGCGGACGGCGGCCGAGCTCGCCGCGAAGCTGGCCGCGCGCGCAGCGGAGCCCGGCCTCGTCCTGAACCGAATCGCGGAGAGCCGGCGCCGCTCTCTCGCGCTTCCGGAATCGCTCGCCGCGCTGCCCACCCTCGCGCTCTACGAGAGCGCCGTCCCCGCCGACGAGCTTCCGTCGGCTCTCGCGGACGCTCTCGCGCCCTGA
- a CDS encoding thioredoxin family protein codes for MFRGRTVAAALLVIAATGAASGPPGVRFRTLAEGTDEARKTGKPALYFFTAEWCGPCHDLKKNVFDVGTFARLIEEKYVPIEVVDRRREDGANAPDVEALRVRMGVTGFPTLAIQRVDGNAAVRLVGFASRESSLNFLRDGDRRLREAEDRERRAKK; via the coding sequence ATGTTCCGTGGACGGACGGTCGCCGCGGCCCTTCTCGTAATTGCGGCGACGGGTGCCGCCTCGGGCCCGCCGGGCGTCCGGTTCCGGACGCTCGCGGAAGGCACAGACGAGGCGCGAAAAACTGGGAAGCCGGCCCTCTACTTCTTCACGGCCGAGTGGTGCGGGCCCTGCCACGACCTGAAGAAGAACGTGTTCGACGTCGGGACGTTCGCCCGGCTCATCGAGGAAAAATACGTCCCGATCGAGGTCGTGGACCGCAGGCGCGAGGACGGCGCGAACGCCCCCGACGTGGAGGCGCTCCGCGTCCGGATGGGCGTGACGGGCTTCCCGACGCTGGCGATCCAGCGGGTCGACGGCAACGCGGCGGTACGACTCGTCGGCTTTGCTTCCCGCGAGTCGTCGCTCAACTTCCTCCGCGACGGGGACCGCCGGCTCCGGGAGGCCGAGGATAGGGAGCGGCGGGCTAAGAAGTAG
- a CDS encoding NAD-dependent epimerase/dehydratase family protein, producing the protein MARKNVTGGRVVSFPKAGPPPARRSKIAVTGGAGFFGSRLVRSLLLRGEHEVVVFDLVPPAEMPGDLRHRFLDLNLPFADGTLYKLLLEEKPDVIVHLAQLRSPSHQSTYAHELNSIGALHVFAAAGEAKVPRVILGSMSLVYGARGDNPNFLTEEHPLRPDPQDRFVQDFVEAEKHAREHARRHPETGVQILRFVPLLSPEVRDYRAKLFASPFAWTLMGYDPLVQALHPDDAVDAILHALDRPEVQGVFNVAPEGILPISTVRLFFGSLGVPVPHPLAYALYEAAWLAGVGILPGVHAHYLRYLCVVSNDKARRVLGFAPRKTTLDCALETARARFGNGRLVDFDALEKAAKAADFAYERRVHPKRASQRIRQEAAS; encoded by the coding sequence ATGGCGCGCAAGAACGTCACCGGCGGACGCGTCGTCAGCTTCCCGAAGGCGGGCCCGCCGCCGGCGCGGCGGTCGAAGATCGCCGTGACGGGCGGCGCCGGCTTCTTCGGGTCGCGTCTGGTCCGTTCGCTTCTGCTGCGCGGGGAGCACGAGGTCGTCGTGTTCGACCTCGTCCCGCCGGCGGAGATGCCGGGCGACCTCCGGCACCGCTTTCTCGACCTGAACCTCCCGTTCGCGGACGGGACGCTCTACAAACTCCTCCTCGAGGAGAAGCCCGACGTCATCGTGCATCTCGCGCAGCTCCGGAGCCCCTCGCACCAGTCGACGTACGCGCACGAGCTGAACTCGATCGGGGCCCTTCACGTCTTCGCGGCGGCGGGAGAGGCGAAGGTCCCGCGCGTGATCCTCGGTTCCATGTCGCTCGTCTACGGGGCGCGCGGCGACAACCCGAACTTCCTCACGGAGGAGCACCCGCTCCGCCCCGACCCGCAGGACCGGTTCGTTCAGGACTTCGTCGAGGCCGAGAAGCACGCGCGCGAGCACGCGCGCCGGCACCCGGAGACGGGCGTCCAGATCCTGCGCTTCGTGCCGCTCCTGTCGCCGGAGGTCCGCGACTACCGCGCCAAGCTGTTCGCGTCGCCCTTCGCGTGGACGCTCATGGGCTACGACCCTCTCGTGCAGGCGCTGCACCCCGACGACGCCGTGGACGCGATTCTCCATGCGCTCGACCGCCCCGAGGTGCAAGGCGTGTTCAACGTGGCGCCGGAAGGCATCCTGCCGATCTCGACCGTCCGCCTCTTCTTCGGGTCGCTCGGCGTCCCGGTGCCGCACCCCCTGGCCTACGCGCTCTACGAGGCCGCGTGGCTCGCGGGCGTCGGCATCCTGCCGGGCGTCCATGCGCACTACCTCCGCTACCTCTGCGTCGTGTCGAACGACAAGGCGCGCCGCGTCCTCGGGTTCGCCCCGAGGAAGACGACGCTGGACTGCGCCCTCGAGACCGCGCGCGCGCGCTTCGGCAACGGCCGCCTCGTGGATTTCGACGCGCTCGAGAAGGCGGCGAAGGCCGCGGACTTCGCGTACGAGCGCCGCGTCCACCCGAAGCGCGCCTCCCAGCGCATCCGCCAGGAGGCCGCCTCGTGA
- a CDS encoding adenylosuccinate synthase yields the protein MKGSALAIIGGQWGDEGKGKVVDLISPSFDLVARYQGGHNAGHTVKFGEKHFALRLIPSGICRPGVMNVVGNGLVIDPRAMISEMDSLRAAGVRIEENLLISDRAHVILPTHALLDGAREKALGGANIGTTSRGIGPAYETKANRTGLRIADLVDPDRFRALARPVLTHHDAVLSHFYGVEPAPIEETLDTYVECGKKLARHVTDTSAWLNAQLASGKKLLCEGAQGVMLDVDHGTYPFVTSSSCAAGGACTGLGIPPSALGAVVGVMKAYTTRVGSGPFPSELFDDVGERIRTRGNEFGTVTGRPRRVGWFDAVVARTSVRVCGLDGIALTKMDVLDDHDEIRIATGYTIGGKAVSEIPARSDHYEQAQPVYRSFPGWKTSTVGIESWGALPARAREYVTALEEIVGAKVVILSTGPKREETIIRGGTILDAWLANVPVTPGV from the coding sequence ATCAAGGGCTCCGCCCTCGCCATCATCGGCGGCCAGTGGGGAGACGAGGGCAAGGGCAAGGTCGTCGACCTCATCTCGCCGTCGTTCGACCTCGTCGCCCGCTACCAGGGCGGCCACAACGCCGGCCACACCGTCAAGTTCGGCGAGAAGCACTTCGCGCTCCGCCTCATCCCGTCCGGCATCTGCCGACCCGGCGTCATGAACGTCGTCGGCAACGGCCTCGTGATCGACCCGCGCGCGATGATCTCCGAGATGGACAGCCTGCGCGCCGCCGGCGTCCGCATCGAGGAGAACCTGCTGATCTCGGACCGCGCGCACGTCATCCTGCCGACGCACGCCCTCCTCGACGGCGCGCGCGAGAAGGCGCTCGGCGGCGCGAACATCGGCACGACGTCGCGCGGCATCGGCCCCGCGTACGAGACGAAGGCGAACCGCACCGGCCTGCGCATCGCGGACCTCGTCGATCCCGACCGTTTCCGCGCGCTGGCCCGGCCCGTCCTCACCCACCACGACGCGGTCCTCTCGCACTTCTACGGCGTCGAGCCCGCCCCGATCGAGGAGACGCTCGACACGTACGTGGAGTGCGGCAAGAAGCTCGCGCGCCACGTCACGGACACGAGCGCCTGGCTGAACGCGCAGCTCGCCTCCGGCAAGAAGCTCCTCTGCGAGGGCGCTCAGGGCGTCATGCTCGACGTCGACCACGGCACGTACCCGTTCGTGACGTCCTCCTCGTGCGCGGCGGGCGGCGCCTGCACGGGCCTCGGGATCCCTCCGTCGGCGCTCGGCGCCGTCGTCGGCGTCATGAAGGCCTACACGACGCGCGTCGGCTCCGGTCCCTTCCCGTCCGAGCTCTTCGACGACGTCGGCGAGCGGATCCGCACGCGCGGGAACGAGTTCGGCACCGTCACGGGCCGCCCGCGGCGCGTGGGCTGGTTCGACGCGGTCGTCGCCAGGACCTCGGTCCGCGTGTGCGGCCTCGACGGCATCGCCCTCACGAAGATGGACGTCCTCGACGACCACGACGAGATCCGCATCGCGACGGGCTACACGATCGGCGGCAAGGCCGTGAGCGAGATCCCGGCGCGCTCCGACCACTACGAGCAGGCGCAGCCCGTCTACCGGTCGTTCCCGGGCTGGAAGACGTCCACCGTCGGCATCGAAAGCTGGGGGGCCCTCCCGGCCCGGGCCCGCGAGTACGTCACGGCGCTCGAGGAGATCGTCGGCGCGAAGGTCGTGATCCTCTCGACCGGCCCGAAACGCGAGGAGACGATCATCCGCGGTGGGACGATCCTGGACGCCTGGCTCGCGAACGTGCCGGTCACCCCTGGCGTTTGA